In a single window of the Ancylothrix sp. D3o genome:
- the eis gene encoding enhanced intracellular survival protein Eis, translating to MTNFEFGPVSDSLEAEGLGEILCQCFLFPGKLWPLYRDRLGVENFRFLKQDDKVVAGLTLYQMGQWFGGESIQMAGVAAVGVSPEVRGSGAGFELISQTLKELYSQKIPLSTLYPATQRLYRKAGYEQAGSRCLWEVPIDSIRLHDRSLEVVAVKKLEAQVFQDIYNQAANQTNGNLDRNQAIWENVFDHNEDEVYGYLVGGENPQGYIIFSQKTVNHQNLMEIWDWAATTPAARHRLLTFISDHRSQIQKVIWRGSVIDSFLLLLPEQTAKVAQLELWFLRIVDVVSALEKRGYPEGLEAELHLAISDDILPENNGNFILSVSGKKGQVSKGGKGDLKLQINALAPLYTGFYTPYQLQQAGHIEASNQSLSIASQIFAGSPSWMPDFF from the coding sequence ATGACTAATTTTGAGTTTGGGCCGGTTTCTGATTCTTTAGAGGCTGAAGGTTTAGGGGAAATTCTTTGTCAGTGTTTCCTTTTTCCGGGGAAACTTTGGCCTTTGTACCGCGACCGGCTTGGTGTGGAAAATTTCCGCTTTTTAAAGCAAGATGATAAGGTTGTTGCGGGTTTGACGCTTTATCAAATGGGGCAATGGTTTGGGGGTGAGTCTATACAAATGGCGGGTGTGGCGGCGGTTGGTGTGTCTCCAGAAGTTCGCGGGAGTGGGGCCGGTTTTGAGTTGATTTCTCAAACTTTAAAGGAGTTGTATTCTCAAAAAATCCCGCTTTCTACGCTTTATCCGGCTACGCAAAGGTTATATCGAAAGGCTGGTTATGAACAGGCGGGAAGTCGTTGTCTTTGGGAAGTTCCTATTGATTCTATTCGCTTGCATGACCGCAGTTTGGAGGTGGTAGCGGTTAAAAAACTCGAAGCGCAAGTTTTTCAAGATATTTACAACCAAGCAGCTAATCAAACTAATGGTAATTTAGACAGAAATCAAGCTATTTGGGAGAATGTTTTTGATCATAATGAGGATGAGGTTTATGGTTATTTGGTTGGCGGTGAAAACCCACAAGGTTATATTATTTTCAGCCAAAAAACGGTAAATCATCAAAATTTGATGGAAATTTGGGATTGGGCGGCGACAACTCCGGCAGCTAGACACCGGCTTCTAACATTTATATCTGATCATCGGTCACAAATTCAAAAGGTTATCTGGCGGGGTTCTGTTATTGATTCGTTTTTGTTACTTTTGCCCGAACAAACAGCAAAAGTGGCGCAATTAGAGTTATGGTTTTTGCGAATTGTTGATGTGGTTTCGGCTTTAGAAAAACGCGGTTATCCCGAAGGTTTAGAAGCTGAATTACATTTAGCTATTAGCGATGATATTTTGCCGGAAAATAACGGTAATTTTATCTTATCTGTTTCTGGGAAAAAAGGTCAGGTTAGTAAGGGCGGGAAAGGTGATTTAAAGCTACAAATAAACGCCCTAGCACCCCTTTACACCGGCTTCTATACCCCCTATCAATTGCAACAAGCCGGCCACATAGAAGCGTCAAATCAAAGCTTATCTATTGCTTCTCAAATCTTTGCCGGTTCTCCCTCTTGGATGCCAGATTTCTTTTAA